The Chlorogloeopsis sp. ULAP01 sequence GGGATAAAACCATTAGTTAAATTAAAAAATCATTCTAGTGCCAATGTCCGTTTTGGTGTCGTTTTTGGCTTACTATCCCAAACAGATGAGCTAGCAATTAATACGCTAATTGATTTATCGACAGACGAAGATGCGGATGTGAGAAATTGGGCCACTTTTGGATTAGGCTCAATGATAGAAATAAATACACCAGCTATTAGGAATGCTTTGTTTAAACGTCTCATAGATGAGAAGAATAAAACTGAAACTGAAAGTGAAATTCGTGGAGAAGCATTACTAGGTTTAGCGATCAGACGAGATGAAAGAGTCGTAAATTTATTAATAGAAGAGCTTACTTCTAACTGGGTTGGTAAATTAGCTGTAGAAGCAGCAAAAGAAGTTGGAGACTCAAGATTATATACAGTTTTAATACGCTTGAAAGAGTGGTGGAATATGGATAATAACCTATTGGCAGAGGCTATTGACAATTGCAAACCAGAAAAATTAGATCATAGAGATGCTCTTTGAAAAGGACGGAATTAGCATTCACCTTATGCAAGAAGATATCCATGATTATCAATTAATGGCGAAATGGCTAACTGATGAAAAAGTATTGGAATTTTATGAAGGTAGAGATAATCCTTTTCCATTAGAAAGAATTATAGAAACATACCAACCTTTAGTTAGAGGATACGATCCAGTTGTACCTTGTCTGTTCTACTATCAAAATATCCCCATTGGTTACATACAGTATTATTCAGTTAATGACTTACCTGAAACCGACAGGCAAAAGTATTGTCTGGAAAATACTGATTTTATCTACGGTATTGATTTATTTATAGGCGAAAGCACCTGTTGGAATAAAGGAATTGGCACGAAAGTTGTGTCAGGAATTGTAGACTATCTTTTTGAGCAATTACAAGCTGTTAAAGTAGTTATAGATCCAGATGTGAAGAATATTCGCGCTATTCGTTGCTATGAGAAATGCGGTTTCATAAAAGTAAAGCTTTTGCCAAAACATGAACTGCACGAAGGGAAATACCAGGATAACTGGTTGATGGTAATAGAGCGAAAGAAATCATTACACTGATAGAAGTTGCCCTACTGGGATTGACTGCCCATTAGACACATGACCGAACAAAGAGCTAGAATTTGTATCCTGGGTGGAGGCTTTGGTGGTCTCTACACCGCCTTACGGTTAAGCCAGTTACCTTGGCAACCGTTGTCAAAACCTGAAATAGTTTTGGTAGATCAAAGCGATCGCTTTGTTTTTTCTCCCCTCCTCTACGAACTACTGACTGGGGAACTACAATCTTGGGAAATTGCCCCTCCCTTTGAAGAACTTTTACAAGACACAGGTGTGCGTTTTTATCAGGCTACTGTGTCGGGAATTGATATATATCAACGCCAAGTACACTTACACGATGGGCCAGCAATCAATTATGATCGTCTGGTGCTGGCGCTGGGTGGCGAAACACCCCTAGATATCGTGCCAGGAGCTACAGCTTATGCATACACATTCCGAACTATTACAGATGCGTATCGTTTAGAAGAACGCCTGCGAGTATTGGAAGAATCAGATGCAGATAAAATTCGAGTAGCAATTGTTGGCGGTGGTTATAGTGGTGTTGAACTAGCTTGTAAATTAGCAGACAGACTGGGGCAAAAAGGACGTTTTCGATTAATTGAATTGACAGATCAAATTTTGCGTACTTCTCCAGAGTTTAATCGCCAAGCAGCAAAAAAAGCCTTGGATGAACAAGGTGTATTTATTGACTTGGAAACCAAGGTAGTATCAATGGGGCAAGATACTATTTCCTTAGAATATAAGGGTCAAGTAGATATTATTCCCGTAGATTTAGTCATTTGGACAGTAGGAACACAAGTTGCACCTGTAGTACGAAATCTTGGTCTTAAACAGAATCAACGTGGGCAAATTACCACTACACCCACTTTACAAGTCCTTGATCATCCAGAAATTTTTGCTTTAGGAGATTTAGCAGACTGTCGAGATGCAGAAGGACAGCAAGTACCTGCTACTGCTCAAGCAGCTTTTCAACAAGCCGATTATGCTGGTTGGAATGTTTGGGCAAGCCTAAGCGATCGCCCCTTACTTCCTTTGCGCTATCAGCACTTAGGTGAGATGATGACACTAGGGATAGATAGTGCTACCTTCAGTGGTTTGGGCATCACTTTGGAAGGGACTTTAGCTTATATAGCTCGTCGTCTAGCCTATCTCTATCGCTTACCGACTTTAGATCATAAACTTAAAGTTGGTTTTAACTGGTTAGCTCGTCCTATTATAGAGACACTCTCAAAATAAATTTAAGTAACTGAGTGTAGATAAACATAATCTACGAGGCTCGTTAGTAGTTAGTAGAGGCAAACGACCGAAAGGCCGTATATTTAGTTGGTTGTTAATTATCACCCACTATCCACTCTCTACTATCCACTAACAGTCACCACGAGAAATGTGTTGATTTCTGCCGCCGAATGTAAGTAGCTAAAATCCAAAATCCAAAGTTGTCAAAGGTTGATGAAACGACCGAAAGTTATTTTTTTAGATGCTGTTGGCACACTCTTCAACGTTAAGGGCAGTGTGGGTGAGGTTTATAGTCAATTAGCACAGGAATTTGGCGTCGAAGTTTCAGCCGAAATTTTGAATAAAACATTCATCTCTAGCTTTAAAGCTGCACCGCCACCTGTATTTCCAAATACACAAGAGCAAGATATTCTCCAGTACGAGTTTGATTGGTGGTTGAATATAGCCTCTAAAACCTTTGAGCAAGCAGGTGTTTTAGACAAATTTTCCGACTTTTCGGCTTTTTTTAGCGAAATTTACATCCACTTTGGCACTGCCGAACCGTGGTTTTTGTATACCGATGTTTTACCAGCATTGACAAACTGGCGGCAGATGGGAATCGAATTAGGAATAGTATCGAATTTTGATTCTCGCCTTTATTCAGTATTGCAGGCTTTAGAACTGAGAGATTTTTTCAGTTCTATAACTATTTCTACCCAAGCAGGTGCCGCTAAACCCGATCCCAAAATTTTTACAATCGCCTTAGAAAAACATAACTGCCCCCCTGCCGCAGCATGGCACATTGGGGACAGTTTTACAGAAGATTATCACGGAGCAAAGGCAGCAGGATTAAGAGGCATTTGGATTAACCGTGAAAGTTAGTAATCAGTAGCTATTAGCCATTAGCTATTAGCTATTAACAATTAACCTTTAAACCAACTGCTTTGCTTCTTCTTCTAGTAGCTGAATCAGGTGTTGATTTCCTTGTTCTTTGGCTACTTGCAAGCGATGTTCCAAATTACGTTGGATATGTACCAGATGAGTTCTTGCTAAATCCTCAGTCAATTTTTTGCGTTTGGTGACGGTTGCTTCAGTTTTAGTAGCAGTACGCTGTTTCCGGTGCGTCATCGCTTCTACGTCTAGCGGATCGCCAATATGATAAGGAACACTACGATACTTCAACTCAGCTACTGGTTGAGGTACGGGAATATGTCTGGGATAACGACGCTCCCAAGTTGCACCACGGTACTTACCACCAACTTCTTCTGGGGTTAGTTCCACGGTTAAAGGATTGTGTTCATAATCAACACCGCGATAAGTAAGTTTCATCTGC is a genomic window containing:
- a CDS encoding HEAT repeat domain-containing protein, producing MDSADNYIEEQHNDPRSTEELIKIALAQENEYTFRDIVSVLHFRGSLEVFEAASRLCKSQNPKERELGVDILGQLGIPKRSFPYESVNILLQLLEKEEDTEVLGAIGVALGHLKDSRGIKPLVKLKNHSSANVRFGVVFGLLSQTDELAINTLIDLSTDEDADVRNWATFGLGSMIEINTPAIRNALFKRLIDEKNKTETESEIRGEALLGLAIRRDERVVNLLIEELTSNWVGKLAVEAAKEVGDSRLYTVLIRLKEWWNMDNNLLAEAIDNCKPEKLDHRDAL
- a CDS encoding GNAT family N-acetyltransferase encodes the protein MLFEKDGISIHLMQEDIHDYQLMAKWLTDEKVLEFYEGRDNPFPLERIIETYQPLVRGYDPVVPCLFYYQNIPIGYIQYYSVNDLPETDRQKYCLENTDFIYGIDLFIGESTCWNKGIGTKVVSGIVDYLFEQLQAVKVVIDPDVKNIRAIRCYEKCGFIKVKLLPKHELHEGKYQDNWLMVIERKKSLH
- a CDS encoding NAD(P)/FAD-dependent oxidoreductase, whose protein sequence is MTEQRARICILGGGFGGLYTALRLSQLPWQPLSKPEIVLVDQSDRFVFSPLLYELLTGELQSWEIAPPFEELLQDTGVRFYQATVSGIDIYQRQVHLHDGPAINYDRLVLALGGETPLDIVPGATAYAYTFRTITDAYRLEERLRVLEESDADKIRVAIVGGGYSGVELACKLADRLGQKGRFRLIELTDQILRTSPEFNRQAAKKALDEQGVFIDLETKVVSMGQDTISLEYKGQVDIIPVDLVIWTVGTQVAPVVRNLGLKQNQRGQITTTPTLQVLDHPEIFALGDLADCRDAEGQQVPATAQAAFQQADYAGWNVWASLSDRPLLPLRYQHLGEMMTLGIDSATFSGLGITLEGTLAYIARRLAYLYRLPTLDHKLKVGFNWLARPIIETLSK
- a CDS encoding HAD family hydrolase, yielding MKRPKVIFLDAVGTLFNVKGSVGEVYSQLAQEFGVEVSAEILNKTFISSFKAAPPPVFPNTQEQDILQYEFDWWLNIASKTFEQAGVLDKFSDFSAFFSEIYIHFGTAEPWFLYTDVLPALTNWRQMGIELGIVSNFDSRLYSVLQALELRDFFSSITISTQAGAAKPDPKIFTIALEKHNCPPAAAWHIGDSFTEDYHGAKAAGLRGIWINRES
- a CDS encoding DUF4278 domain-containing protein: MKLTYRGVDYEHNPLTVELTPEEVGGKYRGATWERRYPRHIPVPQPVAELKYRSVPYHIGDPLDVEAMTHRKQRTATKTEATVTKRKKLTEDLARTHLVHIQRNLEHRLQVAKEQGNQHLIQLLEEEAKQLV